In the genome of Ptychodera flava strain L36383 chromosome 13, AS_Pfla_20210202, whole genome shotgun sequence, one region contains:
- the LOC139147243 gene encoding centrosomal protein of 192 kDa-like isoform X2 yields MSQELPRSQTGSLIADEKSLSNESGWSAFGTPVAASTMARPRQPKDSGNMNDSNDISGMPSLQNIDLSGISLSSDEQSRMKEPSNEDRESFLAETSSLGLIPEDAMEGLSMGLLQVEEAKEEDNISERTITPVAWHCHFPMMSVEGVVPESSPEEKSFRNEFRESLEESLGVRVAATGVESDHSEIDTEDELEAARQEIAQQQREQYLSETNQGEIETEDSRPGLEGDSTEEDDNISTSDSLERDIKPLSHRQSGEGDVSASPVPGDGGGGGDGSSGGGGSSNSSDIDSDGDGDTPGFNDRQDTMAVLRRLGLVGDGEDIPFPSPPGMDGNTDLSSAPSRMRPTGGDDPVQHQVRFVSPIRTSTQSSQARPSSASSYGQSADPDATPKNADLISSKFLKPSSRSFSNDTVDDSAPWSPDASSFHMSDIFSLGHDQVGEGQESGMDNTLTAGSDLDDTLVTNDDIRRGEGNEDKSPPNPFIGRSSLGSFGLGTGDFTHSHNISFGDDDFSQLEPALSQHSSHSRESKGSSHRRHEERAEVQGAESGEEDFDSAIVANQPRKAPAGDDSGSPPYIVDNGEIVTELAFQSSLPADDAAELSGFEDFGIQSDEEFVTGDHAVNQLDVDEQNFAKENVFIQDAMASTTKPAANDSPGFEEGWGLHDGAVLKFNDITGQEDFCRISIGGFLGSRSEALGSLSQTDPAHRPSFGDGTIVTPPHTNGPIALINTHDSQVDDRPLDGSYMERMSGVGEYLKEESYAPPKAKDLPQSHTRTSPAGDGTDATLKGKIKQLEESISGADMSVSISSIASAIAQAASSSTPEELSELIKHLSQKRIRKDEPDKTSEVQKQGMKSEIQGSKSSKEIHSRAGVRKDWVDSSKGQKSHDHAQPITGDTLPHDRLFKPINGDSTSVKDGARKPATDTQSRKDLKAIEVYQMEEGIRRLQESDLGMHAGQQRLKYSPKKLSGSLQTLNRSGQRGSQSSSPQNLLAEETSMNRSQSLPELMDPQEAGRLKPGFGSHPRYLNTGKDSMEAAKKEQLQKYLNDSDPSRIPLTENELKFSELEGKTLGYRGDGKANGSAPSSKQSSKEELYRIAESQKYMSKRPDNSASMKSSTQRQKESVRSQANGASKVKINGIAPDGNRGAVGNSGFGKITETRDQKGKRKDSPSLTMCNLPDDEKQKSPGQYRPSSSTVAKTQGSLQPKSCIKSPDRTSTGKSTSVSPRRSSPGRSPGSSGKSPGKSPGRSSGYASILEQKAAIAQTLSTPLEEGESPKRVSFIGKGKSPDFNEQSVLDSSTPKRQLFKEKSQEGSISPFARSGGAVTVKQVRGSKDTSVANEEVKQAPVVSSFKLFDKTVSTQSNSGVPTLLTSQTLMNTSVANTYLNSRATTTHPSHRSGQPGPSSVANKIPPISSTMTSLHSAPSGRIPDTSTASHMSTVSSWPGSVYQPIPGHIATVSSAVGAGTTLSTVYSNFRPQMANTMPHPPTGAIPTTMDIAAGVVIPGELRFIGVCCVGIAVQTTLPIHNTIDRWVKCTMDVVTVLANGAQIDLDNYCPFIVKNSAIIPPGKTEDTTIMFAPRHPGIFVAQLQIYSSPVVNATMPSVQDNISIVTVHAIAEKPNIQVEVDDSERLDFGDVVHGKDRSKALKLYNKGRSTVPVRLIISASSVAWHCFSFGQVDNRIEYTSPSSKKLTPRGSSILSLTLPGKADNRGAVEPMLVWIDFKAPQRNLDHVTTLANAEIITARIDVELDTPSPSNNIASRKLQATVGCARLHIPKDLLNKSLGLSAPVSKTATQFLPVKNAGNLPATVELKVTRAQEFYSVIPSSMTLQPNEVTDIVVKFTPVDAPVTIDSMLLMTIQPDGPEYEVHLKGEGSIPGQLVSHTAVSSLKSEQSEQKNMLLCNKQFVAWGGVPVGRALQQRVVLRNDSGTELFKLKVSIKAEHTDFQLQSSFGGEETLGDNREVILKPLEDFPVHILFAPTSVTCRQAKLIMRPQNGGMKYVIPLTGYGGISNLVIQDLDTMGSTFVSNLGPIAAGEHKVIQVIVQNTGPRAAFVKAIAFEDLGAKTKLSKSVLIIEPSEFVVPAKNKGAVSVTVVLNTTDRETSICLTKSNVVASVGFFYGDEITRQQFRRVYKKSSSKAVKLSDSNPLKGVNFDTPYIGEDYIYEVNELPPRSNDVQLFYSCMSRMMLALVGSPDTDAMEADATCMSVVPELIPHMDQTVLPETKDRASVTSRVMHTPPTRGSRASDTDIALSTGPIKASSGSNQNEYSDATHWEITPQFIILSATSDIQTTVSKSRLQLVNYTERKLSFEMNWPGHCVTVSPQTGIVDSRSLLLIFVSTNPSIVSKGIQLPWRGSIFITCDGVTKEIKVQIRPDLAMDTSLNPVPHRELHMLYPNPSATPGVPISQPSTGYSPAIKVLAKRIEFPVTRTGESSETSIEFESSSSDILRWGLSSIAPAYVKQDNKDVYRATYTAFRFAKQSGSITPGQSIKIPVSFLPRDIGCYAQYWELEVNSIESVAFKVQQTKIELAGESVKAASAATKTHRRGPLAPGVLVRKEIITPSSSSATTAGASDSGYVSRSHISKSKILDPQTESSAYLGVVLPKQCLEFPTTEAGKVCKLKFPIKNEGTSPHTLNFVNPRPPFYINHHSYLMKPRHYVSLPVSFKPERPGIYESLLVIATDVEHSLVAKLYGECV; encoded by the exons GAGTGCGAGTAGCAGCCACAGGTGTTGAGTCAGATCACAGTGAGATAGACACTGAAGATGAACTGGAAGCAGCAAGACAG GAAATAGCCCAGCAACAGAGAGAACAGTATCTTTCAGAAACCAACCAGGGTGAGATTGAAACTGAAGACAGTCGTCCTGGATTGGAAGGAGACAGCACAGAGGAAGATGACAACATCAGCACTTCTGATTCCCTGGAACGTGACATCAAACCACTCAGCCATCGACAGTCAGGGGAGGGGGATGTGTCAGCATCACCAGTCCCTGGGGATGGGGGAGGAGGAGGTGATGGCAGCAGTGGTGGTGGGGGCTCCAGCAATAGCAGTGACATTGAcagtgatggtgatggtgatacACCAGGGTTCAATGATAGACAAGACACAATGGCAGTGCTGAGACGTCTGGGATTGGTTGGTGATGGAGAAGACATCCCGTTTCCATCACCGCCAGGAATGGATGGGAATACAGATTTATCCTCA GCACCATCCAGAATGAGACCCACAGGAGGTGATGACCCAGTCCAGCATCAAGTGAGATTTGTCAGCCCCATAAGAACATCCACCCAGTCCTCCCAAGCCAGGCCCTCAAGTGCTTCCAGCTACGGCCAGTCAGCTGACCCTGACGCCACACCAAAGAACGCTGACCTCATCTCGTCCAAGTTCCTCAAGCCATCCAGCAGGTCATTCAGTAATGATACTGTTGATGACTCGGCGCCTTGGTCTCCTGATGCAAGCAGTTTCCATATGTCTGACATATTCAGCCTGGGCCATGATCAGGTTGGAGAGGGCCAAGAATCAGGGATGGATAACACACTGACAGCAGGGTCAGATCTAGATGATACTTTGGTGACCAATGATGACATCAGAAGAGGTGAAGGCAATGAGGACAAG AGTCCACCAAATCCATTCATTGGAAGATCATCACTGGGTAGTTTTGGTCTTGGCACTGGAGATTTCACCCACAGCCACAACATCTCATTTGGGGATGATGACTTCTCCCAGTTAGAGCCTGCCCTCAGCCAGCACAGCAGCCACAGTCGTGAATCCAAGGGTTCATCTCACAGAAGACATGAAGAGAGAGCAGAGGTACAGGGTGCTGAAAGCGGAGAGGAAG ATTTTGACAGTGCAATAGTAGCCAACCAACCCAGAAAAGCACCAGCTGGTGACGACAGTGGTTCTCCACCGTATATTGTAGACAATGGTGAAATAGTCACAGAGCTCGCATTTCAGTCGTCCCTCCCAGCTG ATGACGCAGCTGAACTGAGTGGATTTGAAGATTTTGGAATTCAGAGTGATGAAGAGTTTGTTACAGGAG ATCATGCGGTCAACCAACTGGATGTAGATGAACAAAACTTTGCAAAGGAAAATGTATTCATACAG GATGCGATGGCATCAACTACCAAGCCAGCTGCCAATGATAGTCCTGGCTTTGAGGAGGGATGGGGTCTGCATGATGGTGCAGTGTTGAAATTTAATGACATCACTGGACAGGAAGATTTCTGTAGGATCAGCATTGGTGGGTTTCTTGGCTCTCGCTCTGAAGCCCTTGGATCCCTCTCACAGACAGATCCTGCTCATCGG CCAAGTTTTGGTGATGGTACCATAGTGACACCACCCCATACAAACGGACCCATTGCCCTGATAAACACCCATGATAGTCAAGTGGATGATAGACCTCTAGACGGTAGTTACATGGAAAGAATGTCTGGTGTTGGAGAGTACTTGAAAG AAGAATCCTATGCACCACCAAAAGCAAAAGACCTGCCACAGAGTCATACAAGAACCTCCCCTGCCGGTGATGGCACTGATGCAACATTGAAAGGCAAGATAAAGCAGCTTGAAGAATCCATATCAGGGGCAGACATGTCAGTGTCTATAAGCTCCATAGCTTCTGCCATTGCCCAGGCTGCCAGCTCTAGCACCCCTGAGGAACTGTCGGAACTTATCAAACACTTGTCACAAAAGCGAATACGTAAAGACGAACCAGACAAGACTTCTGAGGTACAGAAGCAGGGtatgaaatctgaaattcaaGGCAGTAAAAGTAGTAAAGAAATTCACAGTAGAGCTGGTGTGAGAAAAGATTGGGTAGACTCATCTAAAGGTCAAAAATCACATGATCatgctcagccaatcacaggtGATACATTGCCACATGACAGACTGTTCAAACCAATCAATGGTGACTCTACTTCAGTGAAAGATGGGGCCAGAAAACCAGCCACTGATACGCAAAGTAGAAAGGATTTAAAAGCAATTGAAGTGTATCAAATGGAGGAGGGAATTAGGAGACTCCAGGAAAGTGATTTGGGAATGCATGCCGGTCagcaaaggctgaaatacagtCCAAAGAAACTATCAGGATCATTGCAGACTCTTAATCGGAGTGGACAAAGGGGCAGTCAGTCTTCATCTCCACAGAATCTGCTGGCTGAGGAGACTTCAATGAATAGAAGCCAATCTCTGCCGGAGTTGATGGACCCCCAGGAAGCTGGCAGATTGAAACCAGGTTTTGGATCACATCCACGGTATCTCAACACCGGCAAAGACAGCATGGAAGCTGCAAAGAAGGAACAGCTACAGAAGTACTTAAACGACAGTGACCCTAGTCGAATACCACTGACTGAGAACGAGTTGAAATTTTCCGAGCTGGAAGGGAAAACTCTAGGGTACAGAGGAGATGGAAAAGCCAATGGAAGTGCCCCATCTAGTAAACAAAGTTCCAAAGAGGAACTGTACAGAATAGCAGAGTCACAGAAATATATGTCCAAGCGACCAGACAATTCTGCATCCATGAAGTCCAGTACACAAAGACAAAAGGAATCGGTGCGCAGTCAAGCTAATGGAGCCAGCAAAGTCAAAATCAATGGAATTGCTCCGGATGGTAATAGAGGTGCTGTGGGTAACTCCGGCTTTGGTAAAATTACAGAGACCCGGGATCAAAAGGGCAAGAGAAAGGATAGTCCTTCGCTGACCATGTGTAACTTGCCAGATGATGAAAAACAGAAAAGTCCAGGACAGTACAGACCCAGTAGCAGCACTGTTGCCAAAACACAGGGAAGTCTTCAGCCCAAATCATGCATTAAGTCTCCGGACAGGACCAGTACTGGTAAATCCACAAGCGTTTCACCCAGGAGATCTAGCCCAGGAAGATCACCAGGGAGTTCTGGAAAGTCACCGGGAAAATCACCAGGCCGTAGCAGTGGCTACGCCTCAATTCTTGAACAGAAGGCAGCTATTGCTCAGACTTTGAGTACTCCTCTTGAAGAAGGAGAGAGCCCTAAAAGAGTATCTTTCATTGGGAAAGGAAAATCCCCAGACTTCAATGAGCAGAGTGTGTTGGACTCTAGCACTCCAAAGAGACAGCTGTTTAAGGAGAAAAGCCAGGAAGGATCAATATCTCCATTTGCTAGGTCAGGGGGCGCTGTGACTGTCAAGCAGGTCAGAGGGTCAAAGGACACCTCAGTAGCCAATGAAGAGGTCAAACAGGCACCGGTGGTGTCAAGTTTCAAACTTTTTGACAAGACAGTTTCCACACAGAGTAACAGTGGTGTGCCAACACTACTGACTAGCCAAACACTGATGAACACATCAGTGGCAAACACATACTTAAACAGTCGGGCCACCACAACCCACCCTTCCCACCGGTCTGGCCAACCTGGGCCATCAAGTGTAGCCAATAAAATCCCACCGATTTCATCGACCATGACCTCATTGCATAGCGCCCCCTCAGGTAGGATCCCAGATACCAGCACGGCTAGTCATATGAGTACAGTGTCGTCATGGCCAGGATCAGTGTATCAGCCAATCCCTGGTCATATTGCAACAGTTTCCAGTGCTGTTGGTGCTGGGACAACTTTATCAACtgtgtattcaaactttagaccACAAATGGCAAATACTATGCCCCATCCACCCACTGGGGCCATTCCTACTACAATGGACATTGCGGCCGGTGTTGTAATACCAGGAGAGCTGAGGTTCATTGGTGTGTGTTGTGTTGGGATAGCAGTCCAGACTACCCTACCCATACATAACACAATTGATAGATGGGTGAAGTGTACTATGGATGTTGTCACAGTGTTGGCTAATGGTGCCCAG ATTGATCTGGACAACTACTGTCCATTCATTGTGAAGAACTCTGCTATCATACCACCAGGCAAGACAGAGGACACCACTATTATGTTTGCACCGAGACATCCAGGAATCTTTGTGGCGCAGCTGCAGATATACAGCAGTCCTGTTGTCAATGCAACCATGCCATCGGTTCAGGATAATATCAGTATTGTTACCGTACATGCTATAGCAGAGAAACCAAATATACAG GTTGAAGTGGATGACAGTGAGAGGTTAGACTTTGGTGATGTAGTCCATGGTAAGGACAGATCCAAGGCTTTAAAACTCTACAACAAAGGCAGATCTACAGTACCGGTCAGACTCATCATATCAGCT AGTTCAGTGGCATGGCATTGCTTTTCATTTGGTCAAGTTGATAACCGAATAGAATATACATCACCAAGCAGTAAGAAACTGACACCTAGGGGATCTTCCATTCTTAGTCTTACACTCCCTGGCAAAGCTGACAATAGG GGAGCAGTAGAGCCAATGCTGGTATGGATTGACTTCAAGGCACCTCAGAGAAACTTAGACCATG TGACAACATTAGCAAATGCTGAGATTATAACTGCTAGAATTGACGTGGAACTGGACACGCCAAGCCCATCAAATAACATAGCCAGCAGAAAGCTCCAAGCTACAGTGGGATGTGCCAGGCTGCATATACCTAAAGATCTACTGAACAAG tcCCTAGGTTTGTCAGCACCTGTCAGCAAGACAGCAACTCAGTTTCTGCCTGTCAAGAATGCTGGTAATTTGCCAGCTACTGTGGAACTGAAAGTTACCAGAGCTCAGGAATTCTACAGTGTTATTCCGTCATCCATGACACTCCAACCCAACGAAGTGACAGATATCGTAGTGAAATTTACACCTGTTGATGCACCTGTAACCATTGACAG catGTTACTGATGACCATTCAGCCAGATGGTCCGGAATATGAAGTACATTTAAAAGGTGAAGGGTCAATTCCAGGTCAACTAGTGTCACACACAGCAGTCAGTTCTCTCAAGTCTGAGCAGAGTGAACAGAAGAATATGTTACTGTGTAATAAACAGTTTGTTGCATGGGGAGGAGTTCCTGTTGGAAGAGCACT CCAGCAGAGAGTTGTACTGAGAAATGACTCTGGAACTGAACTATTCAAGTTGAAAGTCTCTATCAAGGCAGAACACACAGACTTCCAG CTTCAGAGTTCATTTGGAGGAGAAGAGACGCTGGGTGATAACAGAGAAGTGATATTAAAACCTCTTGAAGACTTTCCAGTACACATCTTATTTGCACCAACCAGTGTTACATGTAGACAGGCTAAGCTGATTATGAGACCACAGAATGGTGGTATGAAATATGTG ATTCCATTGACTGGGTATGGTGGCATCAGTAACCTGGTTATCCAGGACCTAGACACCATGGGGAGTACCTTTGTCTCCAACCTGGGACCAATCGCTGCTGGTGAACACAAGGTCATTCAGGTCATTGTTCAAAACACTGGACCCAGGGCTGCATTTGTCAAAGCCATCGCCTTTGAAG ATCTGGGTGCCAAGACCAAGTTGTCCAAGTCAGTACTGATCATTGAACCCAGTGAGTTTGTGGTTCCAGCCAAGAACAAAGGAGCAGTCTCAGTCACTGTTGTGTTGAACACGACTGATAGGGAGACCTCTATCTGTCTGACCAAGTCTAATGTGGTTGCATCCGTTGGCTTCTTCTATGGAGATGAAATTACCAGGCAGCAGTTCAGAAG AGTGTACAAGAAGTCTAGCAGTAAAGCTGTAAAGTTATCAGACAGCAATCCTCTGAAAGGTGTCAACTTTGATACACCATACATTGGAGAAGACTACATCTATGAAG ttaATGAGCTGCCGCCTCGATCCAACGATGTACAGCTGTTCTATTCCTGCATGTCCCGCATGATGCTGGCACTGGTGGGAAGTCCCGACACTGATGCCATGGAAGCGGATGccacatgtatgtcagtggTTCCGGAATTGATACCTCACATGGATCAAACAGTTCTACCAGAAACCAAAGACAG AGCGTCAGTCACCAGCAGAGTGATGCACACACCGCCCACTAGAGGGAGCCGTGCATCGGACACAGACATAGCACTGTCTACAGGTCCCATCAAAGCTAGCAGTGGATCAAATCAGAATGAATACAGTGATGCAACTCACTGGGAAATCACACCACAGTTCATTATTCTCTCAGCTACCTCAGATATACAGACTACAGTCTCCAAGTCACGGCTACAGCTTGTCAACTACACTGAGAGGAAACTCAG TTTTGAAATGAATTGGCCAGGCCATTGTGTTACAGTGTCACCACAGACTGGCATCGTGGACTCCAGAAGTCTACTTCTGATATTTGTCAGTACAAACCCATCCATTGTATCCAAGGGCATCCAGTTGCCATGGAGAGGCTCCATCTTCATCACATGTGATGGTGTTACCAAG GAAATTAAGGTTCAGATCCGACCAGACTTGGCCATGGACACCTCTTTAAACCCAGTACCCCACAGGGAGCTTCATATGCTGTATCCCAACCCATCAGCTACACCCGGTGTACCCATTTCACAGCCCAGCACTGGGTACTCTCCTGCCATCAAAGTACTGGCTAAAAGGATTGAATTCCCTGTCACAAGGACAGGTGAATCTTCAG AAACCAGCATAGAGTTTGAAAGCTCCTCCAGCGACATTTTACGATGGGGATTATCATCAATTGCACCAGCCTATGTGaaacaagacaacaaagacGTCTACAGGGCTACATACACTGCATTCAGATTTGCCAAGCAGTCAGGCAGCATTACACCAGGGCAGAGTATCAAG ATACCAGTATCATTTCTACCAAGAGACATCGGTTGCTATGCACAATACTGGGAACTTGAG GTAAACTCCATAGAGTCTGTAGCATTCAAAGTGCAGCAGACCAAGATAGAGCTGGCTGGTGAGAGCGTGAAGGCGGCGTCTGCAGCCACTAAGACACATCGCAGAGGTCCCTTGGCGCCCGGTGTCCTGGTTAGAAAAGAGATAATAACGCCATCATCTTCATCTGCGACTACCGCTGGTGCAAGTGATAGTGGCTATGTCAGCAGAAGTCACATCTCCAAATCAAA AATTTTAGACCCCCAAACTGAGAGTAGTGCCTACCTAGGTGTGGTACTGCCCAAACAGTGCCTGGAGTTTCCAACGACTGAGGCCGGCAAAGTGTGTAAACTGAAATTTCCAATAAAAAATGAAGGCACTTCACCCCACACA CTGAACTTTGTGAATCCACGGCCACCATTTTACATCAACCATCACAGCTACCTGATGAAGCCTAGGCACTATGTGAGTCTTCCAGTCAGTTTCAAACCGGAAAGACCCGGCATATATGAATCCCTGCTAGTCATTGCCACTGATGTAGAACACAGCCTAGTTGCCAAGCTGTATGGTGAGTGTGTGTAG